In Nissabacter sp. SGAir0207, the genomic stretch AGGTGGCGGGCGGGGCCTGCTCCACCTGTTGCAGCAGCGCCGGGACGCTCGCACTGCCGGTCAGGCGGCATACCCAATCCAGACAGGAGGCGGCGCTAAGCATCACGGACATCAGGTGCCAGCGGTCGGGCAGCGCGTGGCAGAAGCTGTGCACCGCGCTCTCCGGGTTGCTGAGGAAGCCATCGCTGACGGCAAAGTAGACCCCGGAGGTGCCGAGGGAGAGCATCGCCTGCCCGGATTGATACAGCCCGACGCCCACCGCGCCCGCCGCGTTATCGCCGCCGCCAGCCACTACCGGCACCTCTGGCAGCCCCCAGCGCTGGGCGATCTCGGGCTTGACCTGCCCGGTTATCTGGCTCCCCTCAAACAGCGTCGGCATCTGCGCGCGGCTCAAGCCGCAGGCCGCCAGCAGGGTGTCGCTCCAGTCACGTTTGGCGACATCCAGCCACAGCGTGCCAGCGGCGTCTGACATGTCACTGGCAAACTCGCCGCTGATGCGCCAGCGCAAATAGTCTTTCGGTAGTAGCACCTTATCAATACGCTGGAACAGCGCCGGTTCGTGCTCCTGCACCCACTTCAACTTGGGGGCGGTGAAGCCCGGCATCATCAGGTTGCCGGTGATGGCGCGCGCCTCCGGCACCTCCCGCTCCAGCGCCTGACACTGGGCGGCGGAGCGGCCGTCATTCCATAAAATGGCGGGGCGCAACACCCGCTGCTCTGCATCCAGCAGCGTGGCACCGTGCATCTGTCCGGTCAGCCCCAGCGCCTTCACGGCCTTGAGCGACTGGCGCGCCGCCAGCGCCTGCATGGCGCTGTCGGTGGCCTCCCACCACGCCTGTGGATCCTGTTCCGACCACAACGGGTGCGGCCGCGACACGGTGAGCAC encodes the following:
- the xylB gene encoding xylulokinase, which translates into the protein MYIGIDLGTSGVKAILLGESGEVIAQHSEVLTVSRPHPLWSEQDPQAWWEATDSAMQALAARQSLKAVKALGLTGQMHGATLLDAEQRVLRPAILWNDGRSAAQCQALEREVPEARAITGNLMMPGFTAPKLKWVQEHEPALFQRIDKVLLPKDYLRWRISGEFASDMSDAAGTLWLDVAKRDWSDTLLAACGLSRAQMPTLFEGSQITGQVKPEIAQRWGLPEVPVVAGGGDNAAGAVGVGLYQSGQAMLSLGTSGVYFAVSDGFLSNPESAVHSFCHALPDRWHLMSVMLSAASCLDWVCRLTGSASVPALLQQVEQAPPATSPVWFLPYLSGERTPHNNPNAKGVFFGLTHEHGPADLGRAVLEGVGFALADGMDVLHATGLRPQAVTLIGGGARSGYWRQMLADISGQTLEYRTGGDIGPALGTARLAQIALHPHTALADLLPPLPLEQTHQPDGQRHQAYAAQRETFRQLYRQLAPLMQ